From Streptomyces sp. NBC_00289, the proteins below share one genomic window:
- a CDS encoding winged helix-turn-helix domain-containing protein, with translation MGTSNAARWGPAEREARRMQAADLFEQDVRQAHVARLLGVSRQAVGQWHAAWREGGREALVARPNGSRSYLTPQQEQELLRELRLGASAHGWEGQGWTLARIARVIEEKYGARFTVPGVWYLMDRLGWSWQVPKTQAVQRDEEAIAWRTETWPAVSHPVKP, from the coding sequence ATGGGGACTTCGAATGCCGCGCGTTGGGGGCCGGCTGAGCGGGAGGCGCGGCGGATGCAGGCCGCCGACCTGTTCGAACAGGATGTGAGGCAGGCGCATGTGGCCCGGCTGCTGGGGGTGTCCCGGCAGGCGGTCGGCCAGTGGCATGCGGCGTGGCGGGAGGGCGGTCGTGAGGCGCTTGTGGCGCGGCCGAACGGGTCCCGCTCGTATCTGACGCCGCAGCAGGAGCAGGAGTTGCTGCGAGAGTTACGACTCGGGGCGTCGGCGCACGGCTGGGAGGGCCAGGGCTGGACGCTCGCGCGTATCGCGCGCGTGATCGAGGAGAAGTACGGGGCGCGGTTCACGGTGCCGGGGGTGTGGTACCTCATGGACCGTCTGGGCTGGTCGTGGCAGGTTCCGAAGACGCAGGCGGTCCAGCGCGACGAGGAGGCGATCGCATGGCGCACGGAGACGTGGCCGGCGGTGTCCCATCCGGTCAAGCCGTGA